The sequence GGGAAGGAGAAACATGGAACACCAGGGGATATGACGTCATCGCCGGAGCAGATGAGCCGGATGCTGCAGGCTCtgaaggagaggctggagaaggtgAGAGACAAGCACACGAGGACGggacaggacagagacagagaaaaggcagACTAACACAAGTTCACAAagtagtcaggtggctgatcagttggggaatcgggctagtaatctgaaagttgccagttcgattccaatgacgttgtgtccttgggcgaggcacttcaccctacttgcctcaggggaatgtccctgtacttactgtaagttgctctggataggggcgtctgctaaatgactaaatgtaatgtaaatgtagtgagTATAGGattaaaagaaacaaacaaaaagacagTTGACTTCCAGACAAGTGAAAGACAGAAGCTAACGAGATGTGTCCGACCCTGGCAGTGGTGTCAGCAGTGGGATAGTCACCGCCTGTCAGAGTCTAAAAGCCACTGTCCATCGTACTTTGGTTAAATTTAGCTCCACTGGGTTGACTAGATTTGGCAGGACAATCTTTATCTCAGTCCATTCCTCTCCTAATACAGACTATTCCCACATCTATTAGTTTCTATCATCAATCCACCTGTATTAGACTGTGAGGATGGACAGATGTCAGGCGCAGCGGGGGCAAACCCGAGATCAGCGTCAATTATCGTGATCTCCACTGACGGCCTGATTATCAGGGCACGCCACCAGACAAGCCTGGATtactgcaggcaggcaggcaggcagacaggcagacagacacacaggaaaacCGAAATAGTCTATCACAAGTACCTGATGCAGAAACTGTCTGGCTAATTTGCTCACCGGTAGCAACCTTCACACCGTCCTGAGGTGTCTCCAGTGGAGCAGCTGACTTGGACTCTGTCCACGCCTCGTGACCTGTTAGCTTGGGCTCACAGCTGTGTTCTGATTTGACACTTAAGCAGCACATAGCGTGTGTGAGGGCCAAAGTGTTGACTAGGTCATGATtgaaggggacagagagggcGCCGGGGCGGTCGAGGGTTAACGTGTGTGGtaatctgctctctctcccctcagcaGTCCAGGAACACTTCGTCCACCACGTACTCCAGCTCTCTGAAGGAGCTTCTGCAGAGGAAGATCAACGCTCTGGAGCAACAGATGCAACACCGCTCCACCGCGGCCCTCAGCAGCCCAGATCACCACGACAACGACAGTCACGGCGACAATCACGATCGCCATGACGACGGGAACCCAGGCGACGGTCACCACGCCGACGCCCACCATGACAATGAGCACCACGACGATGACGACAGTCACCATGACGACAGTCACCACGACGACAGTCACAGCGAAGACAACGGTCACGATGACGgcgatgaggatgatgaagaagatGAAGACGATGATgaagacgatgatgatgatgacgatgatgacagTCACCACGACAACATCGCAGACAGTCATGGTTACCTTCCACGAACAGGCTATCACTCACAAGGCCCGAGGTCTGGGCTGCATTCCAACAAACTGGAGTCTGTCCTGAATCACCTGCATCACACAGGTACAACACATAACTCTGTCCTGAATCACCTGCATCACACAGGTACAACACATAACTTACCATTTATTTGAGACGTTCTGATAAATGGGCTAAACTGAGATTCCAGCTGTAAGCCGGTTCAAACAGGGAACCGACCCAaacctctaacccctctccccctctcccccctctcccctctcccctctcccctctcccctctcccctctcccctctcccctctcccctctcccctctcccctctcccctctgactCTCCCAGGTTCCAACAGGAAGAAACTCCAGAGCCCTGAAGCCTTCCAGATCGGCTTCCCCATGAGGACCAACTACATGTACGGCAAGGTGAAGAGGACCCTCCTCCAGGAGATCTTTGCTCTCACCCTGTGCCTGTGGATCAAGGGGGGCGCGGGGCCTGGCCTGGGGACACCCTTCTCCTACTCTGTACCTGGACAGGCCAACGAGCTGGTTCTCATCGAGTGGGGCAACAACCCCATGGAGCTACTGGTGGATGATAAGGTGAggaagaaacagacagagatagaggccACAAAAGCATCCTGAACTCTTCGGAAGCGGCCGACATTGGCCAAGATGATCATTTGAAGGACAACGAGGCTTGCGAACCTCGGGGCTCTAAAGGGGGTGCTCATGGGTCAGTTTGGCACAAAAGTCTGACAGAAGGTGTGAAGTGTGGCAGTATGCTGGGACAACAGCTCCCTGCTGATCCCCTCTGCTGAGCCCTGAGCTTCTGTCTAAGCTGCTCTTGTCCTAAGGCGTCACCCCGCTTAAGGCGGATGAGAAGGGGGCGGGGCAGCCGATAGGGTTGGCCTTTTCTACTCCATCACGGACAGAAACACAGCAGCAATCATAGCTCGAATACGGAgcactgtctgtttgtgtaaacccccctcccccccagtgtGTTCTGATTCTGCCTCTGCCCAGCAGCTGTAAAAATAATATTTGTCGTGTTGAGACTGGGTTGTGTATCAGTAAAGTAGCTTGGAGTCTGACTGggtcatccctcctctcccccctccaggcagtgaccctgcctctgtccctgaGCGATGGCAAGtggcaccatgtgtgtgtgacgtggacAACCAGGGACGGTCTTTGGGAGGCGTACCAGGACGGGGTGAAGAGGGGTTCTGGAGAGGACCTGTCGGCCTGGCACCCCATCAAGCCTGGGGGGGTGTTCATCCTGGGGCAGGAGCAGGTGAGACTGACGTGGCCTGAACTTTCTTTGAAATGAACTTTGTCTGCTTGTTGATAGTCTTTGGGGACCACTGAGCTGTTTTGTAACTTTATAAAGTCTGTAAAGTCTGTGACAAGGACAATTATTGTTTGTACTTCACAATTTAATCCAAGAAATGGATATGTGACACTTAACTGTTGTTTGTCGCCATCCAGGACACTCTGGGCGGTCGTTTCGATGCCACTCAGTCGTTCGTGGGGGA comes from Hypomesus transpacificus isolate Combined female chromosome 2, fHypTra1, whole genome shotgun sequence and encodes:
- the si:dkey-283b15.2 gene encoding neuronal pentraxin-2 produces the protein MGHRWMFQPSFLPTPLPFILLVLFLLLSPAFGSAMPGPDFDYRTHPRFICTPLPVDADPACFPPGGPAMGASGAGGPGHHGAPGGVPNGFWGMTEEAKTTILHLRESLVQQKETILEQRESIRELTAKLAMCEGFGRGMGPQDDHHGDPSGPSPSSRGHGSHSSHGSNGHRSKGGHGKKRGKEKHGTPGDMTSSPEQMSRMLQALKERLEKQSRNTSSTTYSSSLKELLQRKINALEQQMQHRSTAALSSPDHHDNDSHGDNHDRHDDGNPGDGHHADAHHDNEHHDDDDSHHDDSHHDDSHSEDNGHDDGDEDDEEDEDDDEDDDDDDDDDSHHDNIADSHGYLPRTGYHSQGPRSGLHSNKLESVLNHLHHTGSNRKKLQSPEAFQIGFPMRTNYMYGKVKRTLLQEIFALTLCLWIKGGAGPGLGTPFSYSVPGQANELVLIEWGNNPMELLVDDKAVTLPLSLSDGKWHHVCVTWTTRDGLWEAYQDGVKRGSGEDLSAWHPIKPGGVFILGQEQDTLGGRFDATQSFVGEMSDVQMWSHALTAPDIYGLASCGSHLSGDVFAWSEAMVELHGGVTKYPFNPCH